The DNA segment CACCATGCAGGCGGCTTTTTCCGCCGTCTTGGACATGAGGCGCGATGTGGTGCCGCTTAAAAGGATGACGGTAAGCTCTTCCTCTGGGATGCAGTACACATGGCCGCGGTAGGCGGCATCGGCGCCGCCGTGTTCATAAACGGTCAAGCCGTGAAGCTCATGAGTCATGAGGCCGCCGCAGTATTGGGCCTTCGTGCCGTCGGAAAGGATGGCCGGCGTTTTCATGACAGAGAGAATGTCCGGGTCGATGTGGTTCGGACGGATATATTCGTCTAACATCCGGCTTAAGTCCCTGGCGCAGGTATTTACCGACGTGGGGCCGTAGAGGGAGTAGTTGAGGGGATTGTAGTAATAGGTTCCGTTCCCCTCGTCCTGATAGGAGTAGGCCAGGTTCGGAATGATTTCCCCATAGCTTTTGCGGACATGGGTACGGGGCATGCCGAGTGGCTCAAAAATCCGTGTTTTCGCAAATTCCGGGAACGGGAGGCCGGAAAGCCGCTCCACAATCAGCGCCAGAAGATGAAAGCCGGTATTGCTGTAAAGGTAGGCGCTCTGGGGCGGGAAATTTAAGTGTTTCTGGAGCTTTATGGCGGTATTGATGTCGTCCAGACTTATGGCATCGTTGATTTTGATGCCGCGCATGAAAAGAAGCTCCCACTGATCCCTGAGCCCGCTCACATTGTTCATGAGCTGGCGCACCGTCACAGGCTCCGAAAGGGAGATAAGATCGCCGGCATACATGCGGATGTCATCGTCAAGTCCCAACCGGCCTTCCTTCCAGAGAAGCAGCGCAGCAAGCACCGTGAACTGCTTGGAGATGGAGGCCACATGGAAAATCGTTTCCGGTGTGACCAGGATCCTGTATTCCATATTTGCCAGGCCAAAGCATTTTTCATACACATCGCGGCCATGATGCCGGATGAGAACCTGAAGGCCGGGACAGAAGTCTTTTTTCCAGGGGGAGAAGAGGGAGTCGAGCTGTGTTTCCAGATTGATTATCATAGGTACGGATGCCGCCTTTCGATTTTTCGATTCTTTCTTCTATTTTACATCAGAAGGCGCGGAAGGAAAAGGAAAAAATGTGAAATCTCCACTTGACGCCCGGTGTTTCAAAAGCTAGGATGGAATTATCAAAGAAGGGAGAACCGACAGCATGAAATATGATTTTGACGAGATCGTGGACAGAAGCAAAAACCGGTCGGCAAAGTATGACGAGCGGGTAAAAAATTTTGGCACAGACGATGTGATTCCGCTCTGGATTGCAGACATGGATTTTAAGACGGCGCAGCCTATTATCGACGCCTGCGTAAAGAAGGCCGAGGAGGGAATCTGGGGCTATACGTCCCGGC comes from the Eubacteriaceae bacterium Marseille-Q4139 genome and includes:
- a CDS encoding beta-lactamase family protein gives rise to the protein MIINLETQLDSLFSPWKKDFCPGLQVLIRHHGRDVYEKCFGLANMEYRILVTPETIFHVASISKQFTVLAALLLWKEGRLGLDDDIRMYAGDLISLSEPVTVRQLMNNVSGLRDQWELLFMRGIKINDAISLDDINTAIKLQKHLNFPPQSAYLYSNTGFHLLALIVERLSGLPFPEFAKTRIFEPLGMPRTHVRKSYGEIIPNLAYSYQDEGNGTYYYNPLNYSLYGPTSVNTCARDLSRMLDEYIRPNHIDPDILSVMKTPAILSDGTKAQYCGGLMTHELHGLTVYEHGGADAAYRGHVYCIPEEELTVILLSGTTSRLMSKTAEKAACMVLGLPDVTEPAIPQGQFGAPRAGVFLTAKPDAPQLVKIAEQDGTFYMEREYGRTELAPDISGGWRVGSLDEILFFEKEQIFYRLPSQVLTLRKAAPAPNGRLVPGTYRDEESAMEFSISQTGNGCEIFMLRYGSTPVYETADGSAAFSYGPDFSMYVRQDGDELVLDGDRVRRVRCRRIR